The DNA region TTCCTTAGCTTAGAACCTACAAATATGTAAATTTGCCGACTCATTTCAAACCGGGGCAGTCCGGAAAAGAATTGTACACATGTCCATGCCGGTTAAAGCCTGGTATTTTAACGGATTCTGATTAACGTATCAGATTTTTAATTCTTAATTATTAATTTTTAATTCTTAATTGAATTTTGGTCCCATAGCTCAGCCGGTTAGAGCATGGCGCCCAAAGCGCCAGGGTCCCTGGTTCAAGCCCAGCCATTAACCGGATTCTGATTAACGTATCAGATTTTTTTTAATTCTTAATTATTAATTTTTAATTCCTAATTAAATTTTGGTCCCATAGCTCAGCCGGTTAGAGCATGGCGCCCAAAGCGCCAGGGTCCCTGGTTCGAGCCCAGCCATTAACCGGATTCTGATTAACGTATCAGATTTTTTTTAATTCTTAATTATTAATTTTTAATTCCTAATTAAATTTTGGTCCCATAGCTCAGCCGGTTAGAGCATGGCGCCCAAAGCGCCAGGGTTCCTGGTTCGAGCCCAGCCATTAACCGGATTCTGATTAACGTATCAGATTTTTTTTAATTCTTAATTATTAATTTTTAATTCCTAATTAAATTTTGGTCCCATAGCTCAGCCGGTTAGAGCATCTGACTCATAATCAGAGGGTCCCTGGTTCGAGCCCAGGTGGGACCACCTTTCCTTTTATTCTCCCTAAAATTGGAAATAAATAAAACTGCTGGTACTTTCCTGACTTAATAAGATCATAGAAATTAAAAATGCCCAAATAAATCCAGAAAACCACCAGGGCCATTTTTTAAATTCTGTCAAAACGTTTGTGTTTCTGAATAACCAGTGTGTAATGAGCATGCAAACCGTAATAACAGTTACTTTACTGAGATCAACCGCATTGATAAGTGCTTTGGCTTCGTGACTAAATCCAAACATAGACTGCAACATCATCCACGCGCCGCTAAAATCCTGCTCTCTGAAAAAGACCCAGGTAATATTGATTAACATAAAAGTACCCAGGGCTTTTAAAAAATTTAAGCTTAAAAATTGGTTGGTATTTAATTGTACGGCGTGTATTTCATGGAGTGCATGATGGTCGTGATTGTGGGTCTTAAAAAAACGCTCTACTGCTAAATAAATTCCATGCAATCCGCCCCAGACTACAAAGGTCCAGTTGGCACCATGCCATAAACCACCTAACAACATGGTCAACATTAAATTGATGTAGGTTTGCATTTTGCCATTTTTATTTCCTCCCAAAGGGATGTATAAATAATCACGCAACCATTGGGATAAGGTAATGTGCCAGCGTTTCCAGAAATCTGAAAAACCAATTGCAGCATAAGGGTATTTAAAATTTTGTGGGAGTACAAATCCTAAACAAGCGGCGACACCTATTGCACAAGTTGAATATCCGGCAAAATCAAAAAAGATCTGACCTGAAAAAGCAAAAACACCCATCCATGCATCTAAAAACAGCAAACTTTCTTTTGCATCAAATACATCGTTGGCTGTTGGTGCCAAGAAACTATCTGCTAATACCACCTTCATAAATAGACCTAAAGAAAGTAAAAACAAACCATCTATAAATTGGCTTCTGGTAGCCGCTTTCGGATTTTCAAATTGAGGCACTAATTGCGGGGGTCTTACAATTGGACCTGCAACTAAATGCGGAAAAAAAGTAACGAATAATGAAAAATCCAACAAAGATTTAACCGGTTGACTTTCCTTTCGGTACATATCTATGGTATAACACAAAGTAGTAAACGTATAAAAGGAAATACCGGCCGGTAAAATGATGTTTGGCTTGGCAGGATGAAAATCCCATCCAATCAAATTGACCAGATTCACAAAATTATCCAATAAAAATCCACCGTACTTAAAAAAACAGAGCATCCCTAAATTACCAATCAAACTAATTACTAAAAGTAATTTCTTTTTTACCGGATCGTTCTGTTCATATAAGGCTCTGCCAACAAAAAAATCAACAACCGTTGAAAGCCATAATAATAAAATAAAAACAGGATTCCAGGCTGCATAAAAAATATAACTGGCAATAAGTAAATTGACTTTCTTTACCTTCCATGAAAAAGGTGCATAATGCAAACCCAAAAGAATAATAAAAAAAACTATAAATGTAAGTGAATTAAATACCATAAATTTTTAGATTAAATGCGATGAATTGCTTTTTTAAAAATGCTAAAATTGCATATTGAATTTCCAACCACAATCTTGCCTCAATACATCACATAATTTTTTAGTAAAAACTTTTCCACCAGCCAAATCCAAATGTGAATATTCCGGACAACGAAGGCTGGTCAATTCCGGATAATCATAAAAATGAATTCCTTTTAGCTGTGTGGTATCCAGAATACGTTTCCAAAACTTATCTCTTGGAAAAATGATGGCTTCTTCATTCCATTCATCTCCTGTTGAAGGGGTACGTGTTATAACCATCTCAACTCCTCTGCTCTTCAATTTATCTACACAGGTTTTAACAATACCTAATAATGAATCAATTTGAAATGCAGTTGGTGGTGGCTTTTTCTTTCCCATATCTCCGTACAATTTCCAAATGTTTTGTACGACTTTTGTTTCTGCAGTGTCTGCTGCAAATCGATCTGTCATATAGGATTGACGATGTAAATTGACTCGTTCAAATTCCCTTGGAAAAACCGGAAGTACAAAAACATCCTTTCTTCTTGGAATAGGTAATTTATCAATCAAGGGATTGAGTGTAAAGTTTTCCTTATCTAAAAATACCCAATATGATTGCAAGGCCTGATCAATATAAAAGGACATTTTTTGCGCATACGTCTCATCCACTAAATAACTAAGTCCGGCCTGGGGTCTTTTATAAGGATTGGGCCCAAAATTAAAAAACAATTTTTCGGTGATATCGAGTATCAATTTCCCTTTAAAATTTTCATCATTTGCTAAATCTTGTAAAACTGGCAAAGGTGTTGATCCGACATGCGCTAATTGCACTGGAATCTCACCGGTTTCCTGGAACCAGGTTTCAGCATCCAAATCATATTTAATACGGGAAGACCCAATAAAAACAGTTGTTTTGTCTTTGGGTTGATATACTTTACGTCGTTGATGCGCCCAAAATTCTTTGCCATCATCGTATGAAATGTTGTATCCACTTTTACGAAGATAAAATTCCCAGCTTGAAATGGCTGCTATCACAAGGAACAGCGCCCATAAAAATGATTTTACCAGAATTGTTTGAGTTTGCATAAGTTTGATAAGATCGGCTAAAATAAGCCAATTGAATTTATTCATGGAATTTTATTCAAAATCAGAATTAAAAATTAACCATGATAATTTATCAGTGTGTTTTTTAAACTATTGAAATTCTAACTGCCTAAATAGGGTCATTCCATTCAACAACTATCAATAGCTTGGCATTTACAATATCCCAACTTAATTTTATAATCATGAAATGATCCTTAGCAAACTTTACAATTTCAATAAATACCTTTGAATTTCCAGGTTTCTCCTATTATTTATATCTTGTGAATTAAATCTATTGGTGTGCGCTTTATCATCCTCAGTTTAGAATTTCTAGTATGCTTTTTTAATGTGGGTTTTGCACAAAGCCCCAGTTGGCGCTTATGGGCAGATGGATTACCCACCGGAGTTTATCCAAGAATGGTCGTTGCACCAAATCACGATATTTTTTACAGCCTATTAGGAGCCGGTACCAATTTAGGCCTTGTTTTTAAAGCCAACACACAAGATGCTTTGGGTCAATTTACTGCATTGCCTAAAATTCCCAGACCCAGTACGATTCAAAATAATATTGTTGCACTAGGTTACAATAAAAAAAGTGAAGCGATTGTAGGAATATACAGAAGTGATAATACACAGCCCTGGTTGTTTAAGTATAATAAACTAACAGATCAATGGGATACCGCTACTTCAACTGTTACTCCTTCGCTGGGAGGACATTGTATAGCAACTTCAGAAAACGGAACTATTTATGTAGGAACTCGCTGGGCTTACATCTATAAATCAACAGATGATGGAAATACTTATGAAGTACTATATGACAGCAAGTCAGTAAAGTCAGCGCATCCGTGTTATTATCCATCTGCTTTAAATAATTCCGATTCCAACGGGGCTATTTTTTCAATTGCAATAGATCGCAATGGCAGAATTTATGCCGGTACCGAAACAGCCGGTGTAATATATTCTGATGATGAAGGAAGGTCCTGGCATCCTGCTGATATTTTTGCATGTCAAACCAATGACCCCAATCAAAAAGATACCACCAGTTTATATTATCCCCTTTCAATAAGTGGAAATGTAGCTGCCATTGGATTTACGAAAGACAATGCCCTGATTTGGTCCGGCGTAAATATGTGGGCACTCAACTGGAAAAATAAAATGGGTTTTGCCGATTATAAATCAC from Saprospiraceae bacterium includes:
- a CDS encoding MBOAT family protein, which encodes MVFNSLTFIVFFIILLGLHYAPFSWKVKKVNLLIASYIFYAAWNPVFILLLWLSTVVDFFVGRALYEQNDPVKKKLLLVISLIGNLGMLCFFKYGGFLLDNFVNLVNLIGWDFHPAKPNIILPAGISFYTFTTLCYTIDMYRKESQPVKSLLDFSLFVTFFPHLVAGPIVRPPQLVPQFENPKAATRSQFIDGLFLLSLGLFMKVVLADSFLAPTANDVFDAKESLLFLDAWMGVFAFSGQIFFDFAGYSTCAIGVAACLGFVLPQNFKYPYAAIGFSDFWKRWHITLSQWLRDYLYIPLGGNKNGKMQTYINLMLTMLLGGLWHGANWTFVVWGGLHGIYLAVERFFKTHNHDHHALHEIHAVQLNTNQFLSLNFLKALGTFMLINITWVFFREQDFSGAWMMLQSMFGFSHEAKALINAVDLSKVTVITVCMLITHWLFRNTNVLTEFKKWPWWFSGFIWAFLISMILLSQESTSSFIYFQF
- a CDS encoding T9SS type A sorting domain-containing protein; the encoded protein is MRFIILSLEFLVCFFNVGFAQSPSWRLWADGLPTGVYPRMVVAPNHDIFYSLLGAGTNLGLVFKANTQDALGQFTALPKIPRPSTIQNNIVALGYNKKSEAIVGIYRSDNTQPWLFKYNKLTDQWDTATSTVTPSLGGHCIATSENGTIYVGTRWAYIYKSTDDGNTYEVLYDSKSVKSAHPCYYPSALNNSDSNGAIFSIAIDRNGRIYAGTETAGVIYSDDEGRSWHPADIFACQTNDPNQKDTTSLYYPLSISGNVAAIGFTKDNALIWSGVNMWALNWKNKMGFADYKSQTVAEIKGLPDYLIQTGQQVSKLVTTTNGQIFFHSGSSTGASQIGIYTSFDGIHWTSFNNGITGQNDGTSQGSLAVDGNKVFMATRDGKVWIYEDSLVSNSDQFLLKNKSKIKLSPNPVKNLLQIEPDPSIQNDVLAFILYDAMGKKIISKQLNSLQKLELDVSEFASGLYYIKWVSRNQTFLNSCFIKN